The following coding sequences lie in one Anomalospiza imberbis isolate Cuckoo-Finch-1a 21T00152 chromosome 21, ASM3175350v1, whole genome shotgun sequence genomic window:
- the TMEM141 gene encoding transmembrane protein 141 isoform X3 translates to MKRPYRFRHGRGGRGGRKGRVLPRAGTGSFAMVNLGVRWVEDDVAAKHPALQQYAACQSHAFMKGIGTFLAGSGAAFVVQKMARQKLPYSPQWSLLLAAAAGSLGSYVVTRAETQKCSNFWIFLETGKSLQELAVTGGVSQPAVGS, encoded by the exons ATGAAAAGGCCCTACCGGTTCCGCCATGGCCGCGGCGGAAGGGGCGGGCGCAAGGGACGGGTCCTGCCCAGGGCCGGGACCGGCAGCTTCGCCATGGTGAATCTGGGCGTACGGTGGGTGGAGGATGATGTAGCCGCCAAGCACCCG GCGCTGCAGCAGTACGCGGCCTGCCAGTCTCACGCCTTCATGAAGGGCATCGGCACCTTCCTGGCAG GCAGCGGGGCCGCCTTCGTGGTGCAGAAGATGGCGCGGCAGAAACTGCCGTACAGCCCGCAGTGGAGCCTGCTGTTGGCTGCGG CTGCAGGGTCCCTCGGAAGCTACGTGGTAACCAGAGCTGAGACGCAGAAATGCTCCAACTTCTGGATTTTTCTGGAGACGGGCAAGTCCCTACAAGAGCTTGCCGTGACTGGTGGGGTGTCTCAGCCCGCAG TGGGTTCTTGA
- the PAXX gene encoding protein PAXX isoform X1, with the protein MAEPVGPFHVLRTGTGRFRCYCGPDGTVYVTDAMEVWAGELGGCPALGFRCPPEELGAMLRAALGHGAAALSLGPGSATLRLPEEPQCPALALVQLPAAEARSQLQALVFGMAGCIESLERRLEAVEKLASSCSPEKNAAWSQRLFLPDPSPRKSKASGSALPAKMKVPGESLINPGFKRSVLGLDAAHWAPCGLCSEVTWQQGLGLVTLMFPLSPSSKKVPSGVNFEDS; encoded by the exons ATGGCGGAACCGGTAGGGCCTTTTCATGTGCTCCGAACAGGGACAGGCCGATTCCGCTGCTACTGCGGACCCGACGGCACCGTCTA TGTGACCGACGCGATGGAGGTCTGGGCCGGCGAGCTCGGTGGCTGCCCGGCGCTCGGCTTT CGGTGCCCGCCGGAGGAGCTTGGCGCGATGCTCAG GGCTGCCCTCGGTCACGGGGCTGCCGCGCTGAGCCTGGGCCCGGGTTCGGCCACGCTGCGGCTGCCGGAGGAGCCGCAGTGCCCGGCCCTGGCCCTCGTCCAGCTGCCCGCCGCCGAGGCGCGCAGCCAGCTGCAGGCGCTGGTCTTCGGCATGGCCGGCTGCATCGAGAGCCTGGAGAGGCGCCTGGAAG CAGTGGAGAAATTAGCATCTTCCTGCAGCCCTGAGAAGAATGCTGCCTGGAGTCAGCGGCTCTTCCTGCCAG ATCCCAGCCCCAGGAAGAGTAAGGCTTCTGGCTCAGCTTTGCCAGCCAAAATGAAGGTACCAGGGGAGTCTCTCATTAACCCTGGTTTCAAAAGgtcagtgctggggctggatgCTGCTCACTGGGCACCCTGCGGGCTCTGCTCCGAAGTTACGTGGCAGCAGGGCTTGGGGCTCGTGACTCTGATGTTTCCTCTGTCTCCTTCCAGCAAGAAGGTGCCATCTGGAGTGAATTTTGAGGACTCCTGA
- the TMEM141 gene encoding transmembrane protein 141 isoform X1, whose translation MKRPYRFRHGRGGRGGRKGRVLPRAGTGSFAMVNLGVRWVEDDVAAKHPALQQYAACQSHAFMKGIGTFLAGSGAAFVVQKMARQKLPYSPQWSLLLAAAAGSLGSYVVTRAETQKCSNFWIFLETGKSLQELAVTGGVSQPAENLTSAEDRDGAATLVRRNRYGDVVE comes from the exons ATGAAAAGGCCCTACCGGTTCCGCCATGGCCGCGGCGGAAGGGGCGGGCGCAAGGGACGGGTCCTGCCCAGGGCCGGGACCGGCAGCTTCGCCATGGTGAATCTGGGCGTACGGTGGGTGGAGGATGATGTAGCCGCCAAGCACCCG GCGCTGCAGCAGTACGCGGCCTGCCAGTCTCACGCCTTCATGAAGGGCATCGGCACCTTCCTGGCAG GCAGCGGGGCCGCCTTCGTGGTGCAGAAGATGGCGCGGCAGAAACTGCCGTACAGCCCGCAGTGGAGCCTGCTGTTGGCTGCGG CTGCAGGGTCCCTCGGAAGCTACGTGGTAACCAGAGCTGAGACGCAGAAATGCTCCAACTTCTGGATTTTTCTGGAGACGGGCAAGTCCCTACAAGAGCTTGCCGTGACTGGTGGGGTGTCTCAGCCCGCAG AAAACCTGACTAGTGCAGAAGACAGGGACGGCGCTGCAACACTGGTGAGGAGGAACAGGTACGGTGATGTGGTGGAGTAG
- the PAXX gene encoding protein PAXX isoform X3, whose product MAEPVGPFHVLRTGTGRFRCYCGPDGTVYVTDAMEVWAGELGGCPALGFRCPPEELGAMLRAALGHGAAALSLGPGSATLRLPEEPQCPALALVQLPAAEARSQLQALVFGMAGCIESLERRLEAVEKLASSCSPEKNAAWSQRLFLPARRCHLE is encoded by the exons ATGGCGGAACCGGTAGGGCCTTTTCATGTGCTCCGAACAGGGACAGGCCGATTCCGCTGCTACTGCGGACCCGACGGCACCGTCTA TGTGACCGACGCGATGGAGGTCTGGGCCGGCGAGCTCGGTGGCTGCCCGGCGCTCGGCTTT CGGTGCCCGCCGGAGGAGCTTGGCGCGATGCTCAG GGCTGCCCTCGGTCACGGGGCTGCCGCGCTGAGCCTGGGCCCGGGTTCGGCCACGCTGCGGCTGCCGGAGGAGCCGCAGTGCCCGGCCCTGGCCCTCGTCCAGCTGCCCGCCGCCGAGGCGCGCAGCCAGCTGCAGGCGCTGGTCTTCGGCATGGCCGGCTGCATCGAGAGCCTGGAGAGGCGCCTGGAAG CAGTGGAGAAATTAGCATCTTCCTGCAGCCCTGAGAAGAATGCTGCCTGGAGTCAGCGGCTCTTCCTGCCAG CAAGAAGGTGCCATCTGGAGTGA
- the ENTPD2 gene encoding ectonucleoside triphosphate diphosphohydrolase 2 isoform X2, with translation MARRLAALLLLLALGCLLGILVLLLGSGDTRGPPGFKYGIVLDAGSSHTAMFVYKWPADKENDTGVVSEHGMCDVEGPGISSYSLNPLAAGTSLEHCLNQALRDVPKEKHAGTPLYLGATAGMRLLNIADPQASDTVLRAVASTLKTYPFDFRGAKILSGEEEGVFGWVTANYLLENFIKRGWLGEWIQPQKKTLGAMDFGGASTQITFETMDTIENPRNEVMLKLYGQAYKVYTHSFLCYGRDQVLKRLLSKFLQAFSAFFYTVDFIQTVMGRPVHLPSDLKDAAETICATSWSKLLLKAPKLEKRLPDYCAVSTFVYLLTTKGYSFNNHSFPNIAFQKKAGETSIGWALGYMLNLTNMIPAEKPSSHKSMLYNYWVILILLFVVTTLTSLVTAICLLRQSKSSII, from the exons TATGGCATTGTGCTGGATGCTGGGTCCTCCCACACCGCCATGTTCGTCTACAAGTGGCCTGCAGACAAGGAGAATGACACCGGGGTGGTCAGCGAGCACGGCATGTGTGATGTGGAGG GTCCTGGCATCTCCAGCTACAGCTTAAACCCTCTGGCAGCTGGGACAAGCCTGGAGCACTGCCTGAACCAGGCCCTGAGAGATGTGCCCAAGGAGAAGCACGCAGGCACCCCGCTTTACCTGGGCGCCACAGCTGGCATGCGCCTGCTCAA CATTGCGGACCCACAGGCGTCGGACACTGTCCTCAGAGCTGTAGCATCCACACTGAAGACATACCCCTTTGATTTCCGGGGAGCAAAGATCCTGtcaggggaagaggaaggggtCTTTGGCTGGGTCACTGCAAACTATCTCCTGGAGAACTTCATCAAG CGTGGATGGCTCGGAGAATGGATCCAGCCTCAGAAGAAGACCCTGGGGGCCATGGACTTTGGAGGTGCTTCTACACAGATCACCTTTGAAACCATGGACACAATTGAAAACCCCAGAAACGAGGTGATGTTGAAGCTGTATGGCCAGGCATACAAAGTGTACACGCACAGCTTCCTCTGCTATGGGAGGGACCAGGTCCTTAAGAGGCTGCTCTCCAAGTTCCTCCAG GCCTTCTCTGCCTTCTTCTACACGGTGGATTTCATACAGACTGTGATGGGAAGACCCGTGCACCTGCCCAGCGACCTGAAGGATGCTGCAGAGACCATCTGTGCCACCAGCTGGAGTAAG CTGCTCCTGAAAGCTCCAAAGCTGGAGAAGAGGCTGCCAGATTACTGCGCTGTCAGCACATTTGTGTATTTGCTCACCACCAAAGGCTACAGCTTCAACAACCACTCCTTCCCCAACATTGCCTTCCAAAAGAAG gcaggagaaacCTCCATTGGCTGGGCCCTGGGCTACATGCTGAACCTCACCAACATGATCCCGGCAGAGAAGCCCTCCTCCCACAAAAGCATGCTGTACAATTACTGGGTCATCCTCATCCTGCTCTTTGTGGTCACCACCCTGACATCCCTGGTGACTGCCATCTGCCTGCTCCGGCAGAGCAAGTCCAGCATAATCtga
- the TMEM141 gene encoding transmembrane protein 141 isoform X2 codes for MKRPYRFRHGRGGRGGRKGRVLPRAGTGSFAMVNLGVRWVEDDVAAKHPALQQYAACQSHAFMKGIGTFLAGSGAAFVVQKMARQKLPYSPQWSLLLAAGSLGSYVVTRAETQKCSNFWIFLETGKSLQELAVTGGVSQPAENLTSAEDRDGAATLVRRNRYGDVVE; via the exons ATGAAAAGGCCCTACCGGTTCCGCCATGGCCGCGGCGGAAGGGGCGGGCGCAAGGGACGGGTCCTGCCCAGGGCCGGGACCGGCAGCTTCGCCATGGTGAATCTGGGCGTACGGTGGGTGGAGGATGATGTAGCCGCCAAGCACCCG GCGCTGCAGCAGTACGCGGCCTGCCAGTCTCACGCCTTCATGAAGGGCATCGGCACCTTCCTGGCAG GCAGCGGGGCCGCCTTCGTGGTGCAGAAGATGGCGCGGCAGAAACTGCCGTACAGCCCGCAGTGGAGCCTGCTGTTGGCTGCGG GGTCCCTCGGAAGCTACGTGGTAACCAGAGCTGAGACGCAGAAATGCTCCAACTTCTGGATTTTTCTGGAGACGGGCAAGTCCCTACAAGAGCTTGCCGTGACTGGTGGGGTGTCTCAGCCCGCAG AAAACCTGACTAGTGCAGAAGACAGGGACGGCGCTGCAACACTGGTGAGGAGGAACAGGTACGGTGATGTGGTGGAGTAG
- the PAXX gene encoding protein PAXX isoform X4 has product MAEPVGPFHVLRTGTGRFRCYCGPDGTVYVTDAMEVWAGELGGCPALGFRCPPEELGAMLRAALGHGAAALSLGPGSATLRLPEEPQCPALALVQLPAAEARSQLQALVFGMAGCIESLERRLEARRCHLE; this is encoded by the exons ATGGCGGAACCGGTAGGGCCTTTTCATGTGCTCCGAACAGGGACAGGCCGATTCCGCTGCTACTGCGGACCCGACGGCACCGTCTA TGTGACCGACGCGATGGAGGTCTGGGCCGGCGAGCTCGGTGGCTGCCCGGCGCTCGGCTTT CGGTGCCCGCCGGAGGAGCTTGGCGCGATGCTCAG GGCTGCCCTCGGTCACGGGGCTGCCGCGCTGAGCCTGGGCCCGGGTTCGGCCACGCTGCGGCTGCCGGAGGAGCCGCAGTGCCCGGCCCTGGCCCTCGTCCAGCTGCCCGCCGCCGAGGCGCGCAGCCAGCTGCAGGCGCTGGTCTTCGGCATGGCCGGCTGCATCGAGAGCCTGGAGAGGCGCCTGGAAG CAAGAAGGTGCCATCTGGAGTGA
- the PAXX gene encoding protein PAXX isoform X2, giving the protein MAEPVGPFHVLRTGTGRFRCYCGPDGTVYVTDAMEVWAGELGGCPALGFRCPPEELGAMLRAALGHGAAALSLGPGSATLRLPEEPQCPALALVQLPAAEARSQLQALVFGMAGCIESLERRLEAVEKLASSCSPEKNAAWSQRLFLPDPSPRKSKASGSALPAKMKVPGESLINPGFKSKKVPSGVNFEDS; this is encoded by the exons ATGGCGGAACCGGTAGGGCCTTTTCATGTGCTCCGAACAGGGACAGGCCGATTCCGCTGCTACTGCGGACCCGACGGCACCGTCTA TGTGACCGACGCGATGGAGGTCTGGGCCGGCGAGCTCGGTGGCTGCCCGGCGCTCGGCTTT CGGTGCCCGCCGGAGGAGCTTGGCGCGATGCTCAG GGCTGCCCTCGGTCACGGGGCTGCCGCGCTGAGCCTGGGCCCGGGTTCGGCCACGCTGCGGCTGCCGGAGGAGCCGCAGTGCCCGGCCCTGGCCCTCGTCCAGCTGCCCGCCGCCGAGGCGCGCAGCCAGCTGCAGGCGCTGGTCTTCGGCATGGCCGGCTGCATCGAGAGCCTGGAGAGGCGCCTGGAAG CAGTGGAGAAATTAGCATCTTCCTGCAGCCCTGAGAAGAATGCTGCCTGGAGTCAGCGGCTCTTCCTGCCAG ATCCCAGCCCCAGGAAGAGTAAGGCTTCTGGCTCAGCTTTGCCAGCCAAAATGAAGGTACCAGGGGAGTCTCTCATTAACCCTGGTTTCAAAAG CAAGAAGGTGCCATCTGGAGTGAATTTTGAGGACTCCTGA
- the ENTPD2 gene encoding ectonucleoside triphosphate diphosphohydrolase 2 isoform X1: MARRLAALLLLLALGCLLGILVLLLGSGDTRGPPGFKYGIVLDAGSSHTAMFVYKWPADKENDTGVVSEHGMCDVEGPGISSYSLNPLAAGTSLEHCLNQALRDVPKEKHAGTPLYLGATAGMRLLNIADPQASDTVLRAVASTLKTYPFDFRGAKILSGEEEGVFGWVTANYLLENFIKRGWLGEWIQPQKKTLGAMDFGGASTQITFETMDTIENPRNEVMLKLYGQAYKVYTHSFLCYGRDQVLKRLLSKFLQAESYQETVSHPCWPMGYNKTLLMSSIYDSPCTEKERPSLALNTTVTLVGTGNGNLCALHVSKLFDFTNCSFSHCSFDGVFQPKVSGNFIAFSAFFYTVDFIQTVMGRPVHLPSDLKDAAETICATSWSKLLLKAPKLEKRLPDYCAVSTFVYLLTTKGYSFNNHSFPNIAFQKKAGETSIGWALGYMLNLTNMIPAEKPSSHKSMLYNYWVILILLFVVTTLTSLVTAICLLRQSKSSII; this comes from the exons TATGGCATTGTGCTGGATGCTGGGTCCTCCCACACCGCCATGTTCGTCTACAAGTGGCCTGCAGACAAGGAGAATGACACCGGGGTGGTCAGCGAGCACGGCATGTGTGATGTGGAGG GTCCTGGCATCTCCAGCTACAGCTTAAACCCTCTGGCAGCTGGGACAAGCCTGGAGCACTGCCTGAACCAGGCCCTGAGAGATGTGCCCAAGGAGAAGCACGCAGGCACCCCGCTTTACCTGGGCGCCACAGCTGGCATGCGCCTGCTCAA CATTGCGGACCCACAGGCGTCGGACACTGTCCTCAGAGCTGTAGCATCCACACTGAAGACATACCCCTTTGATTTCCGGGGAGCAAAGATCCTGtcaggggaagaggaaggggtCTTTGGCTGGGTCACTGCAAACTATCTCCTGGAGAACTTCATCAAG CGTGGATGGCTCGGAGAATGGATCCAGCCTCAGAAGAAGACCCTGGGGGCCATGGACTTTGGAGGTGCTTCTACACAGATCACCTTTGAAACCATGGACACAATTGAAAACCCCAGAAACGAGGTGATGTTGAAGCTGTATGGCCAGGCATACAAAGTGTACACGCACAGCTTCCTCTGCTATGGGAGGGACCAGGTCCTTAAGAGGCTGCTCTCCAAGTTCCTCCAG GCTGAGAGCTACCAAGAAACTgtctcccatccctgctggccTATGGGCTACAACAAGACCCTGCTGATGAGCAGCATCTATGACAGTCCCTGCACAGAGAAGGAGAGGCCAAGCCTTGCCCTCAACACCACTGTTACCTTGGTcggcactgggaatgggaacctCTGCGCTCTACATGTCAGCAAGCTCTTTGACTTCACCAACTGCTCCTTCTCTCACTGCTCCTTTGATGGTGTTTTCCAGCCAAAGGTTTCAGGAAACTTCATT GCCTTCTCTGCCTTCTTCTACACGGTGGATTTCATACAGACTGTGATGGGAAGACCCGTGCACCTGCCCAGCGACCTGAAGGATGCTGCAGAGACCATCTGTGCCACCAGCTGGAGTAAG CTGCTCCTGAAAGCTCCAAAGCTGGAGAAGAGGCTGCCAGATTACTGCGCTGTCAGCACATTTGTGTATTTGCTCACCACCAAAGGCTACAGCTTCAACAACCACTCCTTCCCCAACATTGCCTTCCAAAAGAAG gcaggagaaacCTCCATTGGCTGGGCCCTGGGCTACATGCTGAACCTCACCAACATGATCCCGGCAGAGAAGCCCTCCTCCCACAAAAGCATGCTGTACAATTACTGGGTCATCCTCATCCTGCTCTTTGTGGTCACCACCCTGACATCCCTGGTGACTGCCATCTGCCTGCTCCGGCAGAGCAAGTCCAGCATAATCtga